The following proteins are encoded in a genomic region of Dokdonia donghaensis DSW-1:
- a CDS encoding DUF3050 domain-containing protein, whose product MITTVEKEIESLQKQLLNHPLYKRIHTPEDLVVFMEHHVYAVWDFMSLLKALQRGLTCTTLPWKPVGNPETRYLINEIVLAEETDINAQGKRVSHYEMYLDAMRKAGADTTAITAVVNADYRAETLADITGHLPESVQQFLQFTFEVIMRGNLHEIAAAFTFGREDLIPSMFTAIIGEIETHFPEKDLADFKYYFDRHIELDEDEHGPMALEMVRQLCGDDQIKWQEVITVSKRALEVRLVLWDGILEAIEASSLVS is encoded by the coding sequence ATGATTACAACAGTCGAAAAAGAGATAGAATCACTCCAGAAACAATTACTCAACCACCCACTTTATAAACGCATACATACTCCTGAGGATCTTGTTGTTTTTATGGAGCATCACGTCTATGCGGTTTGGGATTTTATGTCACTACTTAAGGCACTGCAACGTGGATTAACCTGTACAACCTTACCTTGGAAACCGGTGGGCAATCCAGAAACCCGCTACCTTATAAACGAGATTGTGCTTGCAGAGGAGACAGATATTAATGCACAAGGGAAAAGGGTGAGCCATTATGAGATGTATCTTGATGCAATGAGAAAGGCGGGTGCAGATACAACAGCAATCACAGCTGTTGTTAATGCAGATTATAGGGCGGAGACACTGGCAGATATTACAGGTCACTTGCCAGAAAGTGTACAGCAATTTTTACAATTTACCTTTGAGGTTATAATGCGTGGTAATCTACACGAGATTGCTGCAGCCTTTACCTTTGGGCGAGAAGATTTAATACCATCTATGTTTACAGCTATCATAGGTGAAATAGAAACGCACTTTCCAGAAAAGGACCTTGCAGATTTTAAATACTATTTTGACAGACACATAGAGCTAGATGAAGATGAGCACGGGCCTATGGCTCTTGAGATGGTGAGACAACTCTGTGGAGATGATCAAATAAAGTGGCAAGAAGTGATTACAGTTTCAAAGCGAGCACTAGAGGTGCGACTTGTTTTGTGGGATGGTATTTTAGAAGCGATTGAGGCGTCATCACTGGTTTCATAG